A window of Streptomyces sp. DG1A-41 contains these coding sequences:
- a CDS encoding DUF3073 domain-containing protein: MGRGRAKAKQTKVARQLKYNSGGTDLSRLAEELGASPSNPQPPNGGPFEDDDQDDDLYARYADLYEDDDEDEDDQSSQHRRGA; the protein is encoded by the coding sequence ATGGGGCGCGGCCGGGCCAAGGCCAAGCAGACGAAGGTCGCCCGCCAGCTGAAGTACAACAGCGGTGGGACTGACCTCTCACGCCTGGCCGAGGAGCTGGGTGCATCGCCTTCGAATCCGCAGCCGCCTAACGGCGGGCCTTTCGAGGACGATGATCAGGACGACGACCTGTACGCACGGTACGCCGACCTCTACGAGGACGACGATGAAGACGAGGACGACCAGTCCTCGCAACACCGTCGCGGCGCTTGA
- the purM gene encoding phosphoribosylformylglycinamidine cyclo-ligase: protein MSETTGASYAAAGVDIEAGDRAVELMKEWVRKAQRPEVLGGLGGFAGLFDASALKNYERPLLASATDGVGTKVDIARQLGVYDTIGHDLVAMVMDDIVVCGAEPLFMTDYICVGKVHPERVAAIVKGIAEGCVLAGCALVGGETAEHPGLLGEDDFDVAGAGTGVVEADRLLGADRIRTGDAVIAMASSGLHSNGYSLVRHVLLNQAGLALDTHIDELGRTLGEELLEPTKIYSLDCLALMRTTEVHAFSHVTGGGLAANLARVVPDELHAIVDRSTWTPGPVFDLVGRTGNVERLELEKTLNMGVGMIAIVPQESTDVALATLADRGVDAWVAGEITDRGEHTTGAALIGDYAS from the coding sequence ATGTCTGAGACAACTGGTGCCAGCTACGCAGCCGCGGGCGTCGACATCGAAGCGGGCGACCGCGCCGTCGAGCTGATGAAGGAGTGGGTGAGGAAGGCCCAGCGCCCCGAGGTCCTCGGCGGCCTCGGCGGCTTCGCCGGCCTCTTCGACGCCTCCGCCCTGAAGAACTACGAGCGCCCCCTGCTCGCCTCCGCCACGGACGGCGTCGGCACCAAGGTCGACATCGCCCGCCAACTCGGTGTCTACGACACGATCGGCCACGACCTGGTCGCCATGGTCATGGACGACATCGTGGTGTGCGGCGCCGAGCCGCTGTTCATGACCGACTACATCTGCGTCGGCAAGGTCCACCCCGAGCGCGTCGCCGCCATCGTCAAGGGCATCGCCGAGGGCTGTGTGCTGGCCGGCTGCGCCCTGGTCGGCGGCGAGACCGCCGAGCACCCGGGCCTGCTGGGCGAGGACGACTTCGACGTCGCCGGCGCCGGTACGGGCGTCGTGGAGGCCGACCGGCTGCTCGGCGCGGATCGTATCCGGACGGGTGACGCGGTGATCGCCATGGCGTCCTCCGGTCTTCACTCGAACGGGTACTCGCTCGTCCGGCATGTCCTGCTGAACCAGGCCGGCCTCGCGCTGGACACCCACATCGACGAGCTCGGCCGCACCCTCGGCGAGGAGCTGCTGGAGCCGACGAAGATCTACTCGCTGGACTGCCTGGCCCTGATGCGCACCACCGAGGTGCACGCCTTCAGCCACGTCACCGGCGGCGGGCTCGCGGCCAACCTCGCCCGGGTCGTCCCCGACGAGCTGCACGCGATCGTCGACCGCTCCACCTGGACCCCGGGCCCTGTCTTCGACCTCGTCGGCCGGACGGGGAACGTGGAGCGCCTGGAGCTGGAGAAGACCCTGAACATGGGCGTCGGCATGATCGCGATCGTGCCGCAGGAGTCCACGGACGTGGCCCTGGCCACCCTGGCCGACCGCGGCGTGGACGCCTGGGTGGCAGGCGAGATCACGGACCGGGGCGAGCACACCACCGGCGCCGCCCTGATCGGTGACTACGCGAGCTGA
- the purF gene encoding amidophosphoribosyltransferase, whose protein sequence is MPRGDGRLNHDLLPGEKGPQDACGVFGVWAPGEEVAKLTYFGLYALQHRGQESAGIAVSNGSQILVFKDMGLVSQVFDETSLGSLQGHIAVGHARYSTTGASVWENAQPTFRATAHGSIALGHNGNLVNTAQLAEMVADLPKQEGGRTPRVAATNDTDLLTALLAAQVDEDGKPLTIEEAAGQVLPQVRGAFSLVFMDENTLYAARDPQGIRPLVLGRLERGWVIASESAALDICGAAYVREIEPGEFVAIDENGLRTSRFAEAKPKGCVFEYVYLARPDTDIAGRNVYLSRVEMGRRLAKESPVEADLVIATPESGTPAAIGYAEASGIPFSAGLVKNAYVGRTFIQPSQTIRQLGIRLKLNPLKEVIKGKRLVVVDDSIVRGNTQRALVRMLREAGAAEVHIRISSPPVKWPCFFGIDFATRAELIANGMTIEEIGTSLGADSLAYISIDGMIEATTIAKPNLCRACFDGEYPMELPDPELLGKQLLETELAAGPAATAAADAIRRP, encoded by the coding sequence GTGCCACGTGGTGACGGACGACTCAACCACGACCTGCTCCCCGGTGAGAAGGGCCCCCAGGACGCTTGCGGCGTCTTCGGTGTCTGGGCTCCGGGCGAAGAGGTCGCCAAGCTCACGTACTTCGGGCTCTACGCCCTCCAGCATCGAGGCCAGGAATCCGCGGGAATCGCGGTCAGCAACGGCTCGCAGATCCTCGTCTTCAAGGACATGGGCCTGGTCTCCCAGGTCTTCGACGAGACCTCTCTCGGTTCGCTCCAGGGTCACATCGCGGTCGGTCATGCCCGCTACTCGACCACCGGCGCCTCCGTGTGGGAGAACGCCCAGCCGACGTTCCGCGCGACCGCGCACGGTTCCATCGCGCTCGGCCACAACGGCAACCTCGTCAACACCGCCCAGCTCGCCGAAATGGTCGCCGACCTGCCCAAGCAGGAGGGCGGCCGCACCCCGCGCGTCGCGGCCACCAACGACACCGACCTGCTCACCGCGCTCCTCGCGGCCCAGGTCGACGAGGACGGCAAGCCGCTGACCATCGAGGAGGCGGCCGGCCAGGTTCTTCCGCAGGTGCGCGGCGCCTTCAGCCTCGTCTTCATGGACGAGAACACCCTCTACGCGGCCCGCGACCCGCAGGGCATCCGCCCCCTGGTCCTCGGCCGTCTGGAGCGCGGCTGGGTCATCGCCTCCGAGTCCGCCGCCCTCGACATCTGCGGTGCCGCTTACGTCCGCGAGATCGAGCCGGGCGAGTTCGTCGCCATCGACGAGAACGGCCTGCGCACGTCCCGATTCGCGGAAGCGAAGCCCAAGGGCTGTGTCTTCGAGTACGTGTACCTGGCCCGCCCGGACACCGACATCGCCGGCCGGAACGTCTACCTCTCCCGCGTGGAGATGGGCCGCCGCCTGGCGAAGGAGTCCCCGGTCGAGGCCGACCTGGTGATAGCGACCCCGGAGTCCGGCACCCCGGCGGCCATCGGTTACGCCGAGGCCTCCGGCATCCCCTTCAGCGCCGGCCTGGTGAAGAACGCCTATGTCGGCCGTACGTTCATCCAGCCCTCGCAGACCATCCGCCAGCTGGGCATCCGCCTGAAGCTGAACCCGCTGAAGGAAGTCATCAAGGGCAAGCGCCTGGTCGTCGTCGACGACTCGATCGTGCGCGGCAACACCCAGCGGGCCCTGGTCCGCATGCTCCGCGAGGCGGGCGCAGCCGAGGTCCACATCCGGATCTCCTCGCCGCCCGTGAAGTGGCCCTGCTTCTTCGGTATCGACTTCGCCACCCGCGCCGAACTCATCGCCAACGGCATGACGATCGAGGAGATCGGCACCTCGCTGGGCGCCGACTCCCTGGCGTACATCTCCATCGACGGCATGATCGAGGCGACCACCATCGCCAAGCCGAACCTGTGCCGCGCCTGCTTCGACGGCGAGTACCCGATGGAGCTCCCGGACCCCGAGCTGCTCGGCAAGCAGCTCCTGGAGACGGAGCTGGCCGCCGGCCCGGCCGCCACGGCCGCCGCCGACGCGATCCGCCGCCCGTAG
- a CDS encoding META domain-containing protein — MDRQKQRMTLTAAAMLVPLMAACGNEKADGGSGSVGAERPVTGVRWSVDSVTTDGSTHKAPAGAHVTIDKGRAEGSFGCNKFGAEATVDGDRIRLSKTMSTEMACENKPMEFEETLARTLSDREFEARVDGDRLTLTTDQGDTVRLTKAEDAPLSGTKWTVTTPETDGRAHLTFDAKKGTVSGSLGCNKVNAEATVRDGDITLGRPSTTRMMCEDSLMADEKALLRLFDGKLKYGVDHRTLTLTSENGTSVRAVAE; from the coding sequence ATGGACAGGCAGAAGCAGCGCATGACCCTGACGGCCGCCGCCATGCTCGTCCCGCTCATGGCGGCCTGCGGCAACGAGAAGGCGGACGGCGGCAGCGGTTCGGTCGGTGCCGAGAGGCCGGTGACGGGCGTGCGGTGGAGCGTGGACAGCGTCACCACGGACGGCAGCACCCACAAGGCCCCGGCCGGCGCCCACGTGACCATCGACAAGGGCCGGGCAGAGGGCAGCTTCGGCTGCAACAAGTTCGGCGCCGAGGCCACCGTCGACGGCGACCGCATCCGGCTCAGCAAGACCATGTCCACGGAGATGGCCTGCGAGAACAAGCCCATGGAGTTCGAGGAGACCCTCGCCCGCACGCTCTCCGACCGGGAGTTCGAGGCCCGGGTGGACGGCGACCGCCTCACCCTCACCACCGACCAGGGGGACACCGTCCGCCTGACCAAGGCCGAGGACGCCCCGCTGAGCGGCACCAAGTGGACCGTCACGACCCCGGAGACCGACGGCCGCGCCCACCTCACCTTCGACGCGAAGAAGGGCACCGTCTCCGGCAGTCTGGGCTGCAACAAGGTGAACGCCGAGGCCACCGTCCGCGACGGCGATATCACGCTCGGCCGCCCGTCCACGACCCGAATGATGTGCGAAGACTCACTCATGGCCGACGAGAAGGCCCTGCTGCGACTTTTCGACGGGAAGCTGAAGTACGGAGTCGATCACCGAACACTGACGCTGACCAGCGAAAACGGCACGAGTGTGCGAGCCGTCGCCGAGTAG
- a CDS encoding sterol carrier family protein, translated as MPPAKKRTRSYDPAKIRTAVFAQFGNVRQAVRTLVPEQLALPTRLGDWTVRELAAHVAMAVESVSRNLEREEPAKAELVLLDWPFATAARAAGIADDTRRLAETNPDLDALYADTGERLTEKLADIPGTRLLATRTGAMTLADYLVTRTVELVVHTDDLNAAVPGLDIPHDRQALAACTRLLADALAAKAPGGSTEVRVPPYAVVQCVEGPRHTRGTPPSVVETDPLTWIRLATGRLAWAQALRDAEVSAGGERADLSAHLPLMA; from the coding sequence ATGCCCCCGGCCAAGAAGCGCACCCGCAGCTACGACCCCGCCAAGATCCGCACGGCCGTGTTCGCGCAGTTCGGGAACGTACGGCAGGCCGTCCGTACGCTCGTCCCCGAGCAGTTGGCGCTTCCGACGCGGCTCGGTGACTGGACGGTCCGGGAGCTGGCGGCGCACGTGGCGATGGCCGTGGAGAGCGTCAGCCGCAACCTCGAGCGCGAGGAACCGGCGAAGGCGGAGCTCGTCCTCCTCGACTGGCCTTTCGCCACGGCCGCCCGCGCCGCCGGCATCGCCGACGACACCCGGCGGCTCGCCGAGACCAACCCCGACCTCGACGCCCTCTACGCCGACACCGGGGAACGCCTCACCGAGAAGCTGGCGGATATCCCCGGCACCCGCCTGCTCGCCACGCGCACGGGCGCCATGACCCTCGCCGACTACCTGGTCACCCGCACCGTCGAACTCGTCGTGCACACCGACGACCTCAACGCCGCCGTCCCCGGCCTGGACATCCCCCACGACCGTCAGGCCCTCGCCGCCTGCACCCGGCTGCTCGCCGACGCGCTGGCCGCGAAGGCACCCGGCGGCTCGACGGAGGTGCGGGTCCCGCCGTACGCGGTGGTGCAGTGCGTGGAGGGCCCGAGGCACACCCGGGGCACCCCGCCCAGCGTCGTCGAGACGGACCCGCTGACCTGGATCCGGCTGGCGACCGGGCGACTGGCCTGGGCACAGGCGCTCCGGGACGCCGAGGTCAGCGCCGGCGGGGAGCGGGCGGATCTGTCGGCCCACCTGCCGCTCATGGCATAG